The Pyrus communis chromosome 9, drPyrComm1.1, whole genome shotgun sequence genome has a segment encoding these proteins:
- the LOC137744091 gene encoding BEL1-like homeodomain protein 1 gives MATYFHHHRGNSSEIQASSDSALQTLVLMNPAYVPYSDTPPPPQQQQQQPQTPPAATNLVFLNSAANSLTHHPSTLSHAPPSHHQQFVGIPLTQDPNSNSSQSMHHPHHDISTLHAFMPRIQTQYALWNSIDPTAAARDTPRAQQGLSLSLSSQQPGFGSFQGGATEREVPSGEDIRVSSGSNSSASGVTNGVSGMQSVLLSSKYLKAAQELLDEVVNVGNGMRTELPKKGNGQQSKAAAESAAGDGLVGGEGSGKRASELSTAERQEIQMKKGKLINMLDEVDQRYRQYHRQMQMVISSFEQAAGIGSARTYTALALQTISKQFRCLKDSITNQIRTANKSLGEEDSVGGKIEGSRLKYVDHQLRQQRALQQLGMIQHNAWRPQRGLPERSVSVLRAWLFEHFLHPYPKDSDKHMLAKQTGLTRSQVSNWFINARVRLWKPMVEEMYMEEVKEQEQNGSSEKMSKSNEDSASKSTAPQDAENQTTSTFNFKQENSVNHNLAAHPSISISQASTSPTNTVRNQSGFTLIGSSELDGITQASPKKPRSTEIMHSSNGSVPCMNIEAQEVNNEQVSMKFGDERQGRDGYSFMGGQTNFIGNFGQYPIGEIGRFDADQFAPRFSGNSVSLTLGLPHCENLSMSGAHHHQTFLPNQNIQLGRRVDTGETNDQFGAINTSAPHSSAAAFENIDIQSRKRFVAQLLPDFVA, from the exons ATGGCGACCTACTTTCATCACCACCGCGGCAACTCATCGGAAATCCAAGCCTCCTCCGACAGTGCCTTACAAACCCTCGTTCTCATGAATCCCGCTTATGTCCCTTACTCCGacactccaccaccaccacagcaacaacaacaacagccTCAAACCCCACCCGCCGCCACCAACCTTGTTTTTCTCAACTCAGCCGCCAATTCCCTCACTCACCACCCCTCAACACTCTCCCACGCGCCGCCCTCCCACCACCAGCAATTCGTCGGCATCCCGCTGACGCAAGACCCCAACAGCAACAGCTCCCAATCCATGCACCACCCCCATCATGACATCTCCACACTGCATGCGTTCATGCCGAGAATTCAGACTCAGTACGCGCTTTGGAACTCAATTGACCCGACCGCGGCCGCGCGTGACACCCCACGCGCTCAGCAGGGCCTGTCTTTGAGTCTCTCCTCGCAGCAGCCGGGTTTTGGGTCGTTCCAGGGAGGCGCCACCGAGAGGGAGGTCCCGTCCGGGGAAGATATTCGGGTTTCAAGCGGGTCAAATTCGTCGGCTTCTGGTGTGACGAATGGGGTTTCGGGTATGCAGAGCGTGCTGCTAAGCTCCAAATACTTGAAGGCGGCGCAGGAGCTGCTCGATGAGGTTGTGAACGTTGGGAATGGGATGAGGACTGAGCTGCCAAAGAAGGGTAATGGGCAGCAGAGTAAAGCGGCGGCTGAGTCGGCTGCCGGGGACGGTTTAGTAGGCGGTGAAGGGAGTGGAAAACGTGCGTCTGAGTTGAGCACTGCTGAGAGGCAGGAAATTCAGATGAAGAAGGGAAAGCTAATCAACATGCTTGATGAG GTTGACCAAAGGTACAGGCAATACCACCGGCAGATGCAAATGGTGATTTCATCATTCGAGCAAGCAGCTGGAATTGGCTCAGCAAGAACATACACTGCTCTGGCACTGCAAACAATCTCAAAGCAATTCAGGTGCCTGAAGGACTCCATAACCAACCAAATTCGAACCGCAAACAAGAGCTTGGGAGAAGAAGATAGCGTTGGAGGCAAGATTGAAGGCTCAAGGCTCAAATATGTTGACCATCAGCTGAGGCAGCAAAGGGCTCTCCAACAATTGGGAATGATCCAGCACAATGCTTGGAGACCACAACGAGGATTGCCCGAAAGATCTGTTTCCGTTCTTCGCGCTTGGCTCTTCGAACACTTCCTTCACCC ATATCCGAAGGATTCAGACAAGCACATGCTTGCAAAACAGACTGGACTTACTAGGAGTCAG GTTTCCAATTGGTTTATAAACGCTCGGGTCCGGCTGTGGAAGCCAATGGTGGAGGAAATGTACATGGAGGAAGTGAAGGAGCAAGAGCAGAATGGATCATCTGagaaaatgagcaagagcaATGAGGACTCTGCATCAAAGTCCACAGCTCCACAAGACGCTGAGAACCAAACAACAAGCactttcaacttcaaacaagagaATTCGGTGAACCACAATCTCGCTGCTCATCCATCAATTTCGATTTCCCAAGCCTCAACATCGCCCACAAACACGGTTCGGAACCAGTCCGGATTCACTCTCATTGGGTCATCAGAACTCGATGGGATTACACAAGCTAGTCCAAAGAAGCCTAGGAGCACCGAAATTATGCACTCCTCAAATGGTAGTGTCCCATGTATGAATATTGAGGCCCAAGAGGTGAACAATGAGCAAGTTTCTATGAAATTCGGGGACGAGAGGCAGGGCAGAGATGGCTACTCTTTCATGGGAGGGCAGACTAATTTCATCGGAAATTTTGGGCAATACCCGATTGGGGAAATTGGCAGGTTTGATGCAGACCAATTCGCACCAAGGTTCTCGGGCAACAGTGTCTCTCTCACTCTAGGTCTTCCTCACTGCGAAAACCTCTCCATGTCCGGAGCTCACCATCATCAAACTTTTCTCCCAAACCAAAACATTCAGCTGGGGAGAAGAGTAGACACTGGTGAAACAAATGATCAGTTTGGTGCCATAAACACTTCAGCTCCTCACTCTTCCGCTGCTGCATTCGAAAACATCGACATTCAGAGCCGAAAAAGGTTCGTAGCCCAATTGTTACCAGACTTTGTGGCGTGA